GACGTGCTCGCTGGCTCCAGCCACCTCGCGTCCGCTGCGTGCTCCTCGATGCCACGAGCGCCGGCGCGCCCGGCGTGCGGGTTGCACAGGTGGATGTCTGGCTCCTCGGGGAGCCAGACGAGGAGCTACAAGGTGCAACAGATGAAGAAGGGATCGCGGCGTCACCAGGCACGCGGCATGACGCTCATCGAGATCATGGTGGTCATCACCATCCTGGGGCTCATCATGGCCGCGGTGGGGGTGTCCGTGCTTTCTCAGCTGGACCAGGCCAGGCAGCGCCGGGCGCGGATGGACTTCCACGCCCTGCGCGACGCTCTCAAGGTGTACTACGCCAAGAAAGGCCGTTTCCCAGACACGGCCATGGGCCTGCGCGGACTCGTGGACCACCACATCCTGGAAGCGCTGCCCAAGGATCCCTGGGGCAACGAGTACGTCTATGTGAATGAAGGGGGCAAGCCGCGCATCACCTCTTATGGAGGAGATGGGGTGGCGGGCGGAGAGGACAAGGACGCGGACCTGTGTTCGTGTGACCCGGACCCGGAAGCGGGGACGGGCTCCTGACGAGCCACGAGGTGGATGTCCGCCTGCTCGCCCTCCGGCCTGGAGAGTCGTCGGGAATCTCCATTCATGAAGGGGTGGATGGCCGGGGCGCGTGCGGACCTACCTTCCGGGGAGGAGGCAGGCCATGGGCTATACGGCGGAGATTCCCAGGCGGAGCTGGTTCGCCTACTTCGAGCTGTTGAGCGAGCGGGCATCGAGCCATCCCCTCCGGCTGGAGGTGGAGGACAGGCAGGGGGCGTCGTGGCGGATGGAGCAGGCGCTGCCGCTGGTGGGCATCGACGTGGAGTCGCGGGAGCAGGGGACCCTGGAGGTGACGGTGGGCACGTTGCGGCGGGAGTTCACCCACCACGTCAGTGACCCGGAGCACGTGCACCTGCTCATGGACGACGAGGGCAACCTCCAGTGCATCCGCATCGAGGACCGGGACGGGGTCCGGAGCCTGCTCTACTTCGAGGGCGAGGAACCGGTGCCGGCCTGGTTCCACGCGGGCGCGGACGAGGCGGCGTCCTGGGCGTAGCGTGCCGCTCCCCCGCGCCGCGCCCCTTGGGGAGGCGCTCGCGCGGGGGAGGGAGCGTCACGGCGTGGTCTTGGGCGCCGGGATGGTCTCGATGGTCAGGAAGTTGTTGCCGCTCACCTGCCACAGCTCCACGGGGGAGGGGGCCTCGCCCGTGTCGTTGTTGAAGTCCAGGGCGCCGCTGGCTCCATCCACGTTGACGCTCCGGCCCGCGGCGAGCTCCGCGGCGAGACTCGTGAAGCTGCTGCTGGTGAGCTGGACGGGGTTGTTCGTCGCGGACGAGACCTTCGTCAGGCCCTCGGCCAGCTTCGGGCCCGTCACGGCGCCGCTGGTGCCCTGGGAGTAGGCGGCGCCCAGGGCCAGCAGGTACATGGCGTCATACGCATTGGAGGTATAGGCGTAGGCGCTCGGGTCCTTGTTGAAGCGGTCCTTGAAGCTGCTCTGGAAGGCGCGGAAGGCCTGCCCCGTGCCCTGGGCGGGCGCCGTGCCATAGAAGCCCTGCGCCTGGGCGGACGCCGTGCCATTGGCCAGCACGGCCACGTCCTTCACGCTGTCGGAGAACAGCCACTTGTGCACGCTGCGCTGGAGGTTGGGCCGGGTGGCGGCCTCGGTGAGGATGTTGGTGACGTCGCTGGCGAAACCCACCAGCACGGTGAGATCCGGATCGAACTGGTTGAGCGTGTCCAGCGCGGCCTTGACGTCTCCCTGGCGCGTATACGAGTCCCCTTCGTTTTCCACCTTCGGGGCCACGTCGAGGCGCTCGGAGACGATGTTGAAGAGCCCCTGCCCATAGGGATCGTTCACGTAGAGGATGCCCACCTTCTTGGGGGCGCCGAAGCGGGCGTCGTTGCGCACCAGGTTCGCGATGACGCTGCCCTGGATGGCGTCCGAGGACGAGGTGCGCCACACGAACCCCACCGGCCCGCCGTTCTTGTCCGGCAGGTCGGTCACCTCGGGCGAGGTGGCGCTGTAGCTCATGGTGACCACGTTCGCGGCGATGCTCACCGCCTGGGCCACCTGGAGCGTCTGGCTGCTGCCCGCGGTGATCATCGCCGGCACCTTCTTCTCCTTCACCAGCCACTCGGCCTGCCGCTGGGCACGCGCCACGTCGTTGCCCGTGTCGCAGTAGTACAGGGCGAACTGCTTGCCGCCAGAGCTTCGCTGGTTGATCTGCTCCACCGCCAGCACCGCGGCGTTGAGCGCCTGCTCATCCGACTCGTCGATGGGCGCGCCCACGCCCGTGCCGGAATGCACGGGGAACAGGCCCCCGATGGGGATGGCGTCCGGGCTCTGGGAGCCATACACGGTGCCGCAGCCCAGGGGCAGCGGCAGGCACAGCTTCTCGGGGGTGCAGACCCGGTCGCTGCCACAGTCCGCGCTCGTCTCGCACTCGTCGAGCCCCGCCGCCGAGATGAAGCTGCACCCGCTGGCCAGCACCGACAACACTCCCGTCATCCATAGTGCGCGCATCAGAAGCTCACCTCCACACCCGCGCCCGAGCCCCGGGGCGCGGAGATCAACCGGGCCTGCCCCGCCACGGGCACGGGCTGCCGGGGATAGAGCAGCACGGCCGCCACGGCGCTGACGATGCCCACCCCATAGCCGATGTCCGCCAGCAGCGCGTTGCTCCGGGTGGCCGTGCGCGCGGCGAGCTTGGTGTCCAGGTCCTGGGCATTGTTGAAGTCCGCGCGGGCGTTCGCCGCCTGCACTCCGAAGGCGATGCCCACGCCGACACCCGCCACCGCCAGTCCTCCCAGGGCGAAGGAGGTGATCTGCGTGCGCTTGCGCGCCGCGAGCGCGTCCTGGTGCGCCTCCTCGAGCCGCAGTTGGTTGGTCGCTTCCGCCTGTCGGGCCGCCTCGCGCTCCGCCTCCACGCGCCGCTGGGCCGCCTCGGCCTCCTCCTGCAGGCGCTTGCGCTCGGCTTCCGCCGCCGCCGCGGCCTCCTCCTCCTTCTGCTGCTGCAGCCGCAAGCGATCCACCGCCGAGCGCGCGCGCTTGCGCAGCTGCGCGTCCTCGCCGTCCGTCATGTACTGCTCGTAGTAGCTGATGGCCTCGCGTGCCCGGCCCGCCTGGTCATACGCGCGGGCGATGTTGTAGACGAGCCGCGAGTCCGGGGCCTGCTCGTTGGCCTTCTCGAGCGCCTCGGCGGCCTCCACGTACTTCTTCTGGTCATACAGCCGCTCCGCCTGTTTCACGAGCTCCTTGGCGGAGGGGGCCTTGGCGTGTGCCGCGAAGGGGGTGAGCAGCAGGGCCGCCCACAGAAGCAGGACCAATCTCATGGCGGCCGAGTCTACTCCAAAACATCCGGGCCGCTCCCTCCTGGATGCGGAAGGGCGGCCCCACGCCCCGCCGAGCGGGGCTCACCGGCCATGTGCCAGGTCTGTCAACTCTCGAGACGAGAGATGAGCAGCTTGCGCTGAAGCGTCAACGCCTCGGGGGCCTTGAGTCCCAGGGACTCGAAGAAGGACTCCTGGTTCTTGAGCTCCGCCTTCCACTCGTCCGGCTTGATGGAGGTGACCTCGGCGAGGGACTCCCTGGGCAGATCCAATCCCCGGGTGTTGAGGCCCTGATCGGAGCGCGGCACCCAGCCGAGCAGGGTCTCCTCGGTGGGCACGCGGCCGTGGACGCGGTTCACGATCCACTCGAGCACGCGCATGTTCTCGCCGAAGCCCGGCCAGATGAACTTGCCGTTCTTGTCCTGGCGGAACCAGTTGACCTGGAAGATCTTCGGCGGGTGGGCGATGGCCTTCTGCATGTTGAGCCAGTGCTGGAGGTAGTCGCCCATGTGGTAGCCGCAGAAGGGCAGCATGGCCATGGGGTCGCGGCGCACCACGCCCACCTTGCCGGTGGCGGCGGCGGTGGTCTCGCTGCCCATGGTGGCGCCCAGGAAGACGCCATGGGTCCAGTTGAAGGCCTGGAGCACGAGCGGGACGGTGTTGGAGCGGCGGCCGCCGAAGATGATGGCGGAGATGGGCACGCCCATGGGGTCGTTCGCCTTGGGGCTGAGCACGGGGTTGTTCGTCATGGGCGCGGTGAAGCGGCTGTTGGGGTGCGCCGCCTTCTCCGTGCTGCCCTTCTTCCAGGGCCGGCCCTGCCAGTCGGTGAGCTCCTCGGGCACCTCGCCGTCCATGCCCTCCCACCACACGTCCCCATCGGCCGTCAGGGCCACGTTGGTGAAGAGGGTGTCGCGCGCCACGCTGGCCATGGCGTTGGGGTTGCTCTTCGTGTTGGTGCCAGGGGCCACGCCGAAGTAGCCGGCCTCGGGGTTGATGGCCCACAGGCGCCCATCCGGTCCCACGCGCATCCACGCGATGTCGTCGCCCACGGTCTCGATCTTCCAGCCCGCGTACTCCTTGGGCGGAATCATCATGGCGAAGTTCGTCTTGCCGCACGCGGACGGGAAGGCGGCCGCCACGTACGTCGTCTCTCCCTGGGGGCTGGTGACGCCGAGGATGAGCATGTGCTCGGCGAGCCAGCCCTCGTGCTGGCCCAGGTAGCTGCCGATGCGCAGCGCCATGCACTTCTTGCCCAAGAGCGCGTTGCCGCCATAGCCGCTGCCAAAGCTCCAGATGGTGTTGTCCTGGGGGAAGTGGCAGATGTAGCGGCGATCCGGGTTCAGGTCCCCGGTGCTGTGCAGGCCGCGGTTGAACTCGCCCGAGTCGCCCAGCGTCTCCAGCGCCGGGCGACCCATGCGCGTCATGATGCGCATGTTGAGCGCCACGTAGACGCTGTCGGTCAGCTCCACGCCCACCTTGGCGAAGGGGCTGCCCAGCGGGCCCATCACGTAGGGCACCACGTACATCGTGCGGCCCTTCATGCTCCCGGTGAACAGGTGGGACAGCTTGGTGTACGCCGACTCGGGCTCCATCCAGTTGTTGGTGGGCCCGGCGTCTTCCTTGTTCGTGGTGCAGATGAAGGTGAGGTGCTCCACGCGCGCCACGTCGTTGGGGTTGGAGCGGTGCAGGTAGCACCCGGGGCGCTTCTGCGGATTGAGCGGGATGAGGATGCCCTGCTTCACCGCCAGGTCCGTCAGCTGCTTCTTCTCTTCCTCCGACCCATCACACCAGACGATCTGATCCGGCTGGGTCATCTGCGCCATCTTCGCCACCCAGGCCAGGAGCTCCGGGTTCTTCGTGGGAGCACTGCCCTGGATCCCTGGGGTTTGGAGCGAGGCCATGTGGACATCTCCTTGTAAAAGGTCCGGCTACATTTCTGGCTCCCGTTTGTAAAAGCAATGACGCCCGCTTCCTCTTCTCCCTCGGAGACTGGCTACTTCATTCAATTTTACTAATTGAATCGTGTCTATTCAGAAGACGACGTTCAGTACCGGAAGATTTCCTTCAGCGCCCGGTGGACTCCAGGCTGCACGCCCTCTCATGACCATCGCCATCGTCCTGGGTGCCGTGCTGGTGGCCCTCGTGTTGTTCTCCCTGGAGGCGATTCCCATCGAGGTGACGTCGCTGTCCATCGTGTGTCTGCTGGCGCTCACGGGAGTCCTGACGCCCGAGCAGGCCTTCGCGGGCTTCAGCAACGACACCGTGGTCTTCATCTTCACCCTGCTGGCGATGACGCAGGGGCTGGCGAGCACGGGGGTGGTGCTGCTGGTGGGGCAGCGGCTGTCCTTCTTCGCGCGCTTTGGCCACCAGACGTTCGTGCTGGCGATGATGGGGGCGGTGGCGGTGTTCTCCTCCTTCGTGTCCAACACGGTGACGACGGCGGCCTTCCTGCCGGTGGCCATCGGGGCGGCGCATCGCGCCAGGGTGCCCAAGAGCAAGGTGCTGCTGCCCATGGCCTATGCCTCCATGCTGGGGGGCATGGTGTTGCTCTACGGCACCTCCACCAACCTGGTGGTCTCCGCGGCCCTGCCCCGCCTGGGGCTCGCGCCGCTCGGGGTGACGGAGCTGGCGCCCGTGGGCCTGCCGCTGGCGGTGGTCGGCATCCTGCTCGTGGTGCTGCTGGGGCCGCTGCTCCTGCCGGCGCGCGAGGGCGAGGGCTCCTCGGCGGACTGGAACCTGCGCGACTACCTCACCGAGGCGATGCTGCCCTCGGACTCCCCCTACCTGGGCCAGAGCCTGGCGGACATCACCACGGGGCTCGGGCTGCGCGTCATCGGGCTCAGCCGCGCGGGACAGTCGCTGCCGGCGCTCCCGGCCTACCAGCTCGTGGGCGACGAGCGGCTCATCATCGAGGGCAAGCGCGAGGACATCCTCCGGGTGAAGGACCTGAAGGGCATCGAGCTGCGGCCGGACGTGAGGCTGTCGGACACGGAGCTGCGCCCCCAGGACAGCATCCTGGTGGAGGCGACGGTGTCCCCGGACAGCCCGCTCGTGGGCCACAGCCTCAAGGAGACGCACTTCCTCGAGCGCTATGGCCTGGTGGCGCTGGCGCTGCACCGCCGGCCCGTCATCCAGCGGCTCACCAAGTTGCAGTTGCTGGGCCGGCGCGTGGGCGGGCACTCGTTGTCCACCCTGGAGCTGTCGGCGGGGGACGTGCTGATGCTGTGGGGGGCGCGCGAGCGGGTGAAGGAGCTGACGGACGGCGCCCAGCTGCTCGTGCTGGGGGACGTGGAGTACCAGCCGCCCCGCCATGCCAAGGCCCTCCTGGCCGTGTCGCTGTTCCTCGGGGCGCTGGTGCTGGGCTCGCTCGAGGTGGTGCCGCTGGCGGTGGCGGGCCTCGCCGGGATGTTGGCGATGATCGCCACCGGGTGCGTGGACGCGGGCCGGGCCTTCCGGGTGGACTGGCGGGTGGTGCTGCTCATCGGCTGCATGATGGCGCTGGGCGTGGCCATGGAGACGAGCGGGGCGGGGCGCTTCCTCGGCGAGCACGCGGCGCGGCTCGGGGCCTATGGGGGCCCGCGCCTGGTGATGCTCGTGATGATGGTGCTCACCATCGTGCTGTCGGCCCCCATGAGCAACCAGGCCGCGGCCCTGGTGGTGCTGCCGGTGGCCGTGAGCGCCGCGGCGAAGCTGGGGGTGGATCCCCGGCCCTTCGCCATGGGGGTGACGCTCGCGGCGAGCTGCTCCTTCATCACCCCGCTCGAGCCGAGCTGCGTGCTCGTGTACGGCCCCGGCCACTACCGCTTCACGGACTTCTTCCGGCTCGGCACGCCGCTGACGGCCGTGCTGCTCGCCCTGCTCGTGGTGCTGGTGCCCATGCGCTGGCCCTTCCAGGGCAAGGGCACCCCGGCGGCCGCCGTGCGCGCGACGGGCCCACGCGGGGTGGAGCCCGAGGCGCCGGGAGCCGCCCCCGCGGAGGGGAGTCCCGGGCTCAACCGCAGGTGAGCCAGCGGCAGGTGCCCGACAGGCACTCCCGGCCTTCCGCGCACAGGGCGCCCTTGGCCTTCTTGTTCTGGCACACGCCGGTGTTGAGGCCCCAGCCGCAGTACTGCTGCGCGCCGCAGTCGTTGTCGCCGTCGCAGATGCAGGTGCCGGTGATGGCGCCGCACTCCATGGAGGTGCACTTGGCGCTCACGCACTCCTCGTTGAAGCGGCACGTCTCGCCGAGCACCTTGGAGGCGGGCGAGTAGGCCTTGCCGCACACCTGGGGGTACTGCGCCTCGCGGGTGGCCTTGTCCACGTAGGGCGCCACGCCGCTGGTGTCGATGTCCGCCGCGGCGTCCGCCATGCCCGCGCGGGTGGACTGGGCGCGCTCCCACATGCGCAGGAAGCTCTCCGTGGAGCCCTCGAGGCCCGTGGTGTTGGCGCCCAGTTGCTTGAGGTCGCGCAGCAGGTCCGGCAAGAGGCCCACGTGGGCCAGGCCGTACTGGTCGAAGTCGGTGCCCAGGCGCGCGGGCCCGGACAGGCGCTGCTGGGCGGCCTGCGCATCCGCCTCGGCCTTGAAGCCGGCCGAGCACGCGCCATAGGAGCCGAAGCGCGGCCGGGTCTGCTGGATGAAGCCGTTGAAGTCCGCGCCGAACGCCATGGGCACCTTCAGCCCCTGCCGGCCGAACTCGTATGCCTGGGCGAAGGAGCGGCTGGAGCCCTGGCAGTTGTTGGCGATGGAGGTGCGCGTGTACGTGCGCGTCTCGTCATGCGCGGTGCGCAGGCCGAACATGCCGCCGCTCTGGCGCAGGGCGCGCACGATGTTGGCGGGCGTCGTCTTCTCCGTGGCGGCCAGCTCCGGGTTCATCACCTCGCGGAAGTGCCCGTGGGAGACGTAGATGGGGTAGTACGTGTTGGCCTGGGTGAGGGCGAGCGTGTCCTGCACGCTGCGCTCGGACATGTGGGCGATGTCGATGAGCATCCCCTTGGCCATCATCTCGCGCACCAGCGCCTTGCCGTCCTCCGTCAGGCCCTTGGTGTTGCGGCAGTTGGCATCCACGTCGAAGCCCAGCGTGAAGCCGTTGGCGGTGGCACCACAGTCGGTGTCGATGTGGCAGTTCTCCAGGAACTGCGCCACCTGGAAGATGGCGTTGTGCAGCGCCGGGCCGCCAAAGCGGTTGTCCAGTTGGTGCACGGGCTGCAGCGAGCGCACGCCCAGGCCGTAGAAGCGGTTGAGCTCCGAGCGCCAGTCCTTGTCGCCGAACAGCTTGCTCACCTCGATGGAGAGCACCAGGGCCAGCTTGCCCGAGGCGATGATCTGCCGGGCGTGCGCGGGCGACAGGGCGATCTCCGCCCAGTCCGTGCGCGCGTCGAAGTCCTTGGCCATTTGAATCTGCACCTCGACGTCCGCCATCTCGTCGCAGGGGCGGTTGAGGTTGGCGTAGGGCAGGGCGCTGCACAGGAAGCCATTGCTCACCAGCGACACCGTCACCAGCGACAGGCCGCCCGTGTGCGCCT
Above is a window of Cystobacter fuscus DNA encoding:
- a CDS encoding phosphoenolpyruvate carboxykinase (GTP), which gives rise to MASLQTPGIQGSAPTKNPELLAWVAKMAQMTQPDQIVWCDGSEEEKKQLTDLAVKQGILIPLNPQKRPGCYLHRSNPNDVARVEHLTFICTTNKEDAGPTNNWMEPESAYTKLSHLFTGSMKGRTMYVVPYVMGPLGSPFAKVGVELTDSVYVALNMRIMTRMGRPALETLGDSGEFNRGLHSTGDLNPDRRYICHFPQDNTIWSFGSGYGGNALLGKKCMALRIGSYLGQHEGWLAEHMLILGVTSPQGETTYVAAAFPSACGKTNFAMMIPPKEYAGWKIETVGDDIAWMRVGPDGRLWAINPEAGYFGVAPGTNTKSNPNAMASVARDTLFTNVALTADGDVWWEGMDGEVPEELTDWQGRPWKKGSTEKAAHPNSRFTAPMTNNPVLSPKANDPMGVPISAIIFGGRRSNTVPLVLQAFNWTHGVFLGATMGSETTAAATGKVGVVRRDPMAMLPFCGYHMGDYLQHWLNMQKAIAHPPKIFQVNWFRQDKNGKFIWPGFGENMRVLEWIVNRVHGRVPTEETLLGWVPRSDQGLNTRGLDLPRESLAEVTSIKPDEWKAELKNQESFFESLGLKAPEALTLQRKLLISRLES
- the gspG gene encoding type II secretion system major pseudopilin GspG, producing MKKGSRRHQARGMTLIEIMVVITILGLIMAAVGVSVLSQLDQARQRRARMDFHALRDALKVYYAKKGRFPDTAMGLRGLVDHHILEALPKDPWGNEYVYVNEGGKPRITSYGGDGVAGGEDKDADLCSCDPDPEAGTGS
- a CDS encoding ABC transporter substrate-binding protein, which translates into the protein MRALWMTGVLSVLASGCSFISAAGLDECETSADCGSDRVCTPEKLCLPLPLGCGTVYGSQSPDAIPIGGLFPVHSGTGVGAPIDESDEQALNAAVLAVEQINQRSSGGKQFALYYCDTGNDVARAQRQAEWLVKEKKVPAMITAGSSQTLQVAQAVSIAANVVTMSYSATSPEVTDLPDKNGGPVGFVWRTSSSDAIQGSVIANLVRNDARFGAPKKVGILYVNDPYGQGLFNIVSERLDVAPKVENEGDSYTRQGDVKAALDTLNQFDPDLTVLVGFASDVTNILTEAATRPNLQRSVHKWLFSDSVKDVAVLANGTASAQAQGFYGTAPAQGTGQAFRAFQSSFKDRFNKDPSAYAYTSNAYDAMYLLALGAAYSQGTSGAVTGPKLAEGLTKVSSATNNPVQLTSSSFTSLAAELAAGRSVNVDGASGALDFNNDTGEAPSPVELWQVSGNNFLTIETIPAPKTTP
- a CDS encoding tetratricopeptide repeat protein; this encodes MRLVLLLWAALLLTPFAAHAKAPSAKELVKQAERLYDQKKYVEAAEALEKANEQAPDSRLVYNIARAYDQAGRAREAISYYEQYMTDGEDAQLRKRARSAVDRLRLQQQKEEEAAAAAEAERKRLQEEAEAAQRRVEAEREAARQAEATNQLRLEEAHQDALAARKRTQITSFALGGLAVAGVGVGIAFGVQAANARADFNNAQDLDTKLAARTATRSNALLADIGYGVGIVSAVAAVLLYPRQPVPVAGQARLISAPRGSGAGVEVSF
- a CDS encoding SLC13 family permease translates to MTIAIVLGAVLVALVLFSLEAIPIEVTSLSIVCLLALTGVLTPEQAFAGFSNDTVVFIFTLLAMTQGLASTGVVLLVGQRLSFFARFGHQTFVLAMMGAVAVFSSFVSNTVTTAAFLPVAIGAAHRARVPKSKVLLPMAYASMLGGMVLLYGTSTNLVVSAALPRLGLAPLGVTELAPVGLPLAVVGILLVVLLGPLLLPAREGEGSSADWNLRDYLTEAMLPSDSPYLGQSLADITTGLGLRVIGLSRAGQSLPALPAYQLVGDERLIIEGKREDILRVKDLKGIELRPDVRLSDTELRPQDSILVEATVSPDSPLVGHSLKETHFLERYGLVALALHRRPVIQRLTKLQLLGRRVGGHSLSTLELSAGDVLMLWGARERVKELTDGAQLLVLGDVEYQPPRHAKALLAVSLFLGALVLGSLEVVPLAVAGLAGMLAMIATGCVDAGRAFRVDWRVVLLIGCMMALGVAMETSGAGRFLGEHAARLGAYGGPRLVMLVMMVLTIVLSAPMSNQAAALVVLPVAVSAAAKLGVDPRPFAMGVTLAASCSFITPLEPSCVLVYGPGHYRFTDFFRLGTPLTAVLLALLVVLVPMRWPFQGKGTPAAAVRATGPRGVEPEAPGAAPAEGSPGLNRR
- a CDS encoding DUF5335 family protein; amino-acid sequence: MGYTAEIPRRSWFAYFELLSERASSHPLRLEVEDRQGASWRMEQALPLVGIDVESREQGTLEVTVGTLRREFTHHVSDPEHVHLLMDDEGNLQCIRIEDRDGVRSLLYFEGEEPVPAWFHAGADEAASWA
- a CDS encoding membrane dipeptidase, translated to MSRHPLTLLSSLLLLQACNPVMESPEEASEPVAAPAQQPLAAPGFAELHHHMFAEEAFGGGWFHGSYTGTLTSCDGGAPESDHARVRMDLSNMLNLCPNSGSVDLSGVPLLSSLFGVGGAAASEFIGKIEGTEGDTGLHLGRKNVNTQWPRWDTIAHQQAWEGWLKQAHTGGLSLVTVSLVSNGFLCSALPYANLNRPCDEMADVEVQIQMAKDFDARTDWAEIALSPAHARQIIASGKLALVLSIEVSKLFGDKDWRSELNRFYGLGVRSLQPVHQLDNRFGGPALHNAIFQVAQFLENCHIDTDCGATANGFTLGFDVDANCRNTKGLTEDGKALVREMMAKGMLIDIAHMSERSVQDTLALTQANTYYPIYVSHGHFREVMNPELAATEKTTPANIVRALRQSGGMFGLRTAHDETRTYTRTSIANNCQGSSRSFAQAYEFGRQGLKVPMAFGADFNGFIQQTRPRFGSYGACSAGFKAEADAQAAQQRLSGPARLGTDFDQYGLAHVGLLPDLLRDLKQLGANTTGLEGSTESFLRMWERAQSTRAGMADAAADIDTSGVAPYVDKATREAQYPQVCGKAYSPASKVLGETCRFNEECVSAKCTSMECGAITGTCICDGDNDCGAQQYCGWGLNTGVCQNKKAKGALCAEGRECLSGTCRWLTCG